Proteins from a genomic interval of Patescibacteria group bacterium:
- a CDS encoding helicase-related protein, producing MQTPQQTTEASSQNGTLTIERLDDVVADSDGCQYASMNFYRNQVGLNTLKLMLLLKKIPQSDRRNGRTKDGDALSLYPIRDVDRLFLEHGILRRGQDIVLENPLEAIIFKKVQYASRDFFKQTFHLSDEIFDTHVASPEIEHRKAVNTEGDVVIIYPVMKVVKVLTEIGFFRDVEKEAPEPKTPEEKIPDLEAYLKELADGTAIDQETFDKLLAAFGPSRVVDIIFRLRPAFKDIEVGEVEKIIPRYLGDCLVQRRGFRPDVVVEAGKHLSDPDNQKCLYETLRYRCFELFLERRRYDKQSDEALLVKSAVDDLACALSEEGALENESVKEIWNAVEEYYLALANHFEKPDRLVDHISPDRAFPDMSQRINIKDIMENKRMLIADEMSGGKSASAIIAKEYLGAKLAVICAPSNVIATWREYLLSDEKRLDGSLKGYFKEGQKPRVFVVESSLQLALIDSNAYDYILISHGRMARPEYNEFLVKLPYDMVILDESHKLKKISKGVQSRAALRLMNKLQGENEYVVLLSGTPVPNKVRDVAFLLKALYPEKFEQENNQQLIQRIIKGGVIELRNLLIPRMQMKKLSEIVDIAPVIEHPPIRVQISPQERAIYNQVFLDDDQFTSTEKIIAMRQFLMNPEIFEPTPGFPASMVEALGMELRTALESHDKILVFTNSYVDGILRKGKYQTTIIERLGLPADVVIEVIDASTSQKDREDIQRRFNSHPDKIIIFASGQTTDVGVDFSGAEVVVTYNHPWTKYEYLQQVGRANRCTRKHTLHVKMLRCPGTIEEGVYAHVRMKYEAIERLLNGVPLTEEQRRLLHMDAKNDEEDDELSEELSTFHLAQCGELMSILKQMYHIGEKGFKNMLKTRGEAYARGYAGLSNRCYQANMNRMVGTIIENSIGEREQNVADLAILDLASGPEMLRRVLPEAQQEAVTSLDLNEKHFENAKGKTVVGSFLDTGLETQSFDYVACSLAFHYTPECRAFQTETIELLKEINRLVKIGGRTVITLNYNYELKDPIRFREIVSAMFGFDVIESMTGCAENDGVFGAHVITLEKREDVSYAPIDAFVGLLKRKEFAGLQIKKNDHSLVDSRWIMDEVVINGRSYPIALNALDRQTREKEQSIIDEAVELFDTYSALYKIPEDVLTAKGFCRVKVKNRYVLLKQISNGDDPKFILVKPEFIRRKRR from the coding sequence ATGCAAACTCCCCAACAAACAACGGAAGCATCATCACAAAACGGCACCCTTACAATTGAGCGCCTTGATGATGTTGTCGCCGATAGTGATGGCTGCCAGTATGCATCCATGAATTTCTATCGGAATCAAGTCGGTCTTAATACGCTCAAGCTCATGCTGCTTTTGAAAAAAATTCCTCAATCGGACCGCCGTAATGGCAGAACAAAGGATGGCGATGCGCTGTCACTCTATCCCATAAGGGATGTGGATCGCCTATTTTTGGAGCATGGTATTTTGCGCCGCGGACAGGATATCGTTCTTGAAAATCCACTTGAGGCGATCATCTTCAAAAAGGTACAGTATGCGTCACGTGATTTTTTCAAACAAACCTTCCATCTTTCCGACGAGATTTTTGATACTCATGTTGCATCCCCTGAGATCGAACATCGCAAGGCCGTCAATACTGAAGGAGATGTAGTTATTATTTATCCCGTGATGAAAGTAGTTAAGGTTCTTACCGAGATCGGTTTTTTCCGCGATGTCGAAAAAGAAGCTCCAGAACCGAAAACGCCCGAAGAAAAAATCCCCGATCTTGAAGCGTATCTCAAAGAACTCGCCGACGGAACTGCGATTGACCAAGAAACATTCGATAAACTTCTTGCCGCATTCGGTCCGTCACGCGTCGTGGATATTATCTTTCGTCTGCGTCCTGCTTTCAAAGACATTGAAGTCGGTGAAGTGGAAAAAATCATTCCACGCTATCTTGGCGACTGTCTTGTGCAACGCAGAGGATTTCGTCCCGATGTGGTGGTGGAAGCGGGAAAGCATTTATCCGACCCTGATAATCAGAAGTGTTTGTATGAAACGCTGCGCTACCGCTGCTTCGAATTATTTCTTGAACGAAGGCGATACGACAAGCAGAGCGATGAAGCGCTATTGGTGAAATCTGCCGTTGATGATTTGGCATGTGCATTGTCAGAAGAAGGCGCTCTGGAGAATGAGTCCGTCAAAGAGATTTGGAATGCCGTCGAGGAATATTATCTAGCGCTTGCAAATCATTTTGAAAAACCGGACCGTCTCGTCGATCATATTTCTCCTGATCGGGCATTTCCCGATATGAGTCAGAGGATCAATATCAAAGATATTATGGAAAATAAGCGCATGCTGATCGCCGACGAAATGAGCGGCGGTAAGAGCGCATCGGCAATTATTGCAAAGGAATATCTCGGAGCAAAGCTTGCAGTCATTTGTGCGCCGTCCAATGTCATAGCGACATGGAGAGAATATTTACTCTCCGATGAAAAGCGTCTCGACGGCTCGCTGAAGGGTTATTTTAAAGAAGGACAAAAGCCCCGTGTTTTTGTTGTTGAGAGTTCTTTGCAGCTTGCTCTGATTGATAGCAACGCGTATGACTATATTCTCATTTCGCATGGGCGCATGGCTCGTCCCGAATACAATGAGTTTCTCGTGAAGTTGCCCTATGACATGGTTATCCTTGACGAATCTCATAAACTCAAAAAAATTTCCAAGGGTGTTCAGTCTCGTGCCGCTTTGCGTTTAATGAACAAACTTCAGGGCGAGAATGAATATGTCGTACTGCTTTCCGGTACGCCGGTACCAAACAAAGTTCGCGATGTGGCGTTTTTACTCAAAGCGCTCTATCCCGAAAAATTCGAACAAGAAAATAACCAGCAACTCATCCAGAGAATCATCAAGGGCGGCGTTATTGAACTTCGTAATCTTCTGATACCGCGCATGCAGATGAAAAAGCTTTCCGAAATTGTGGATATCGCTCCCGTCATCGAACATCCTCCGATCCGCGTACAGATATCTCCGCAAGAACGAGCGATCTACAATCAAGTCTTTCTTGATGACGATCAGTTTACATCGACGGAAAAAATCATCGCCATGCGGCAATTTCTTATGAATCCCGAAATCTTTGAACCTACGCCGGGATTTCCCGCATCCATGGTAGAAGCTCTTGGAATGGAATTGAGAACCGCGCTTGAGAGCCATGATAAGATTCTTGTTTTTACAAATAGTTATGTTGATGGCATTTTGAGAAAAGGCAAATACCAAACGACCATCATTGAACGGCTGGGATTGCCAGCCGATGTTGTGATAGAAGTGATTGATGCGAGTACAAGTCAAAAAGACCGCGAGGATATTCAGCGGCGATTCAATTCTCATCCGGATAAGATAATTATTTTTGCGAGTGGACAAACGACTGATGTTGGTGTTGATTTTTCCGGAGCCGAAGTAGTAGTGACCTACAATCATCCATGGACAAAGTATGAATATTTACAGCAAGTGGGACGCGCTAATCGCTGTACGCGCAAGCATACTCTTCATGTAAAAATGCTACGCTGTCCCGGCACCATCGAAGAAGGCGTATATGCGCATGTCCGCATGAAATACGAGGCAATCGAGCGTCTTCTTAATGGCGTTCCACTTACCGAGGAACAGCGCCGCCTTCTTCATATGGATGCGAAAAATGACGAAGAAGATGATGAATTGAGTGAAGAATTGTCAACGTTCCATTTGGCGCAATGCGGTGAGCTTATGTCTATTCTCAAGCAAATGTATCATATCGGCGAAAAAGGATTTAAGAACATGCTTAAAACACGGGGTGAAGCGTATGCGCGAGGGTATGCGGGCCTATCTAATCGTTGCTACCAGGCAAACATGAATCGCATGGTTGGCACAATCATTGAAAATTCGATAGGCGAGAGGGAACAAAATGTTGCAGATCTTGCCATACTCGATTTGGCATCGGGTCCTGAAATGTTGCGCCGTGTTCTACCCGAAGCGCAGCAAGAAGCAGTTACAAGTCTTGATCTCAATGAGAAGCATTTTGAGAACGCCAAGGGGAAAACCGTTGTCGGCAGCTTTTTGGATACAGGACTTGAAACCCAATCATTTGATTATGTCGCGTGCAGTCTTGCTTTTCACTATACACCGGAATGCAGGGCTTTTCAGACGGAAACAATCGAACTTCTTAAAGAAATCAATCGTCTGGTTAAGATCGGCGGGCGCACTGTTATTACGCTCAACTACAATTATGAACTGAAGGATCCGATACGGTTTCGCGAAATTGTTTCAGCGATGTTTGGATTCGATGTTATCGAGTCGATGACGGGGTGTGCCGAAAATGACGGCGTGTTTGGCGCGCACGTGATCACTTTGGAAAAACGCGAAGATGTGTCGTATGCGCCGATTGACGCGTTTGTCGGTCTTCTCAAGCGCAAAGAGTTTGCAGGTCTTCAAATCAAAAAAAACGATCATTCTCTTGTGGATTCCCGCTGGATTATGGACGAGGTTGTCATTAATGGGCGATCCTATCCGATCGCGCTCAACGCGCTTGATCGACAAACGCGCGAAAAAGAACAAAGTATTATAGATGAAGCTGTCGAACTTTTTGATACCTATTCAGCACTGTATAAAATTCCCGAAGATGTTCTCACGGCAAAAGGCTTTTGCCGCGTGAAGGTAAAAAATCGTTATGTGTTGCTTAAGCAAATCTCAAATGGAGATGATCCGAAATTTATTCTCGTAAAGCCGGAGTTTATCCGGCGGAAACGCAGGTAG